From Solea solea chromosome 20, fSolSol10.1, whole genome shotgun sequence, one genomic window encodes:
- the LOC131447122 gene encoding major histocompatibility complex class I-related gene protein-like: protein MKILLLLVLLGIHSASARTHSLKYFRTGSSEVPNFPQYVVVGLVDDVQMYHCDSNTMRAEPKQDWMSNITDPQYWERQTGICLGSQQAYKANIEIAKQRLNQTGGVHIVQNMYGCDWDDETGEVDGYDQFGYDGEDFIVLDLKTDTWIAPSSQAFITKNKWDADKAQLAYLKNYYTQLCPEWLKKYVEYGKSSLQRTVVPSVSLLQKSPSSPVTCHATGFYPNKAVLSWRKDGEELYEDVDHGETLPNHDGTFQMSTDLRVSSIPPEDWRKYDCVFQLSGVEDVVKVLDKDAVQSNRAKSAPSPASSTEVQQLNTERE, encoded by the exons ATGAAGATCCTGCTTTTACTGGTTCTGCTGGGAATACACAGCGCGAGCGCAC GAACTCACTCTCTGAAGTATTTCCGCACTGGATCATCTGAAGTCCCAAACTTCCCACAGTATGTGGTTGTTGGTTTGGTTGATGATGTTCAGATGTATCACTGTGACAGCAACACAATGAGAGCAGAACCCAAACAGGACTGGATGAGTAATATCACAGATCCACAGTACTGGGAGAGACAGACTGGGATCTGTTTGGGTTCCCAGCAGGCCTACAAAGCCAACATTGAAATTGCAAAGCAGCGCCTCAACCAAACTggag gtgtcCACATTGTCCAGAATATGTATGGCTGTGACTGGGATGATGAGACTGGAGAAGTTGACGGGTATGATCAGTTTGGTTATGATGGAGAAGACTTCATAGTATTGGACCTGAAGACAGACACATGGATCGCTCCATCATCACAGGCTTTCATCACCAAAAACAAATGGGATGCTGATAAAGCTCAACTTGCTTATCTTAAAAACTACTACACCCAGTTGTGTCCTGAGTGGTTGAAGAAGTACGTGGAGTATGGGAAGAGCTCTCTGCAGAGAACAG TGGTTCCctcagtgtctctcctccagaAGTCTCCCTCCTCTCCAGTGACCTGCCACGCTACAGGTTTCTACCCAAACAAAGCCGTGTTGTCCTGGAGGAAAGACGGAGAGGAGCTTTATGAGGACGTGGACCACGGAGAGACTCTGCCCAACCATGACGGAACCTTCCAGATGAGCACTGACCTGCGAGTGTCATCAATCCCACCTGAGGACTGGAGGAAGTATGACTGCGTGTTCCAGCTCTCTGGTGTGGAAGACGTTGTCAAAGTACTGGACAAAGACGCCGTCCAATCCAACAGAG